A genomic segment from Streptomyces sp. TLI_235 encodes:
- a CDS encoding RND superfamily putative drug exporter, with protein MLSPPSSTTAEAARRPGVLHRLGSWCARHGILVLVAWLIALAGIQVADRAVGGTFSDDFNISSSQAQKGLDVLKAHNPAAGGVGSQIVLHDAQALTGFSDQINQVVGNLGKLPHVVSVQNPLPQPGQPSTQTPNGPLSTDGLTAFITFKTDANPSTYGSDYLTQVDNAVAPLRQAGVQVEYGGPLGEAARPKADDRSSEAIGFAVAIVVLLIGFGSVIAAGLPLINALIAVIVGLGCLGLLAAATTFATVSPTLATMIGLGVGIDYALFLLTRYRQGLMDGADPAASAGHATSTAGRAVLVSGCTVIIALAGLSVSGVSFISKLGLAAGVTVVTAVAGALTLLPAMLGIIGKAIDRWHVRTPVAETNAAPGEEVTGTWHRYAQRVERHPWRFLISGVVVVCVLAIPLFSIQLGHIDDGADPPSFTDKRAFDLMSDAFGPGSNGPLTVVIDQTTVPAANQQAVVTSVQQALADTPNIASIGPFQPSSDNDVLTSTVIPAQQPQDEQTTELVNSLQDTVLPQAVENTPAVTYVTGTTAAQVDFRDIVASRLLAIIAVVVGLAFLIILAVFRGLLVAVKAAVLNLLSIAASYGVVVAVFQWGWGGPALGVSGTVPIESYVPMMMFAIVFGLSMDYEVFLLSRVHENWTRTGDAKGSVAHALEITARVITCAALIMVSVFAAFILSDNIVVKMLGLGLAVSVLIDATVVRLLMVPAVLTLLGPHAWWTPRWLDRILPHINPEGDEA; from the coding sequence ATGCTGTCACCGCCGTCGAGCACCACCGCCGAGGCCGCCCGACGCCCCGGTGTGCTGCACCGGCTCGGCTCGTGGTGCGCCCGGCACGGCATCCTGGTGCTGGTGGCCTGGCTGATCGCGCTGGCCGGCATCCAGGTCGCGGACCGGGCGGTCGGCGGCACCTTCTCGGACGACTTCAACATCTCCAGCAGCCAGGCCCAGAAGGGCCTGGACGTGCTGAAGGCGCACAACCCGGCTGCGGGCGGCGTCGGCTCGCAGATCGTCCTGCACGACGCGCAGGCGCTCACCGGCTTCTCGGACCAGATCAACCAGGTGGTCGGGAACCTCGGGAAGCTGCCGCACGTGGTGTCGGTGCAGAACCCGCTGCCGCAGCCCGGCCAGCCCTCCACCCAGACCCCGAACGGCCCGCTCTCCACCGACGGCCTGACCGCCTTCATCACCTTCAAGACCGACGCCAACCCGAGCACTTACGGCAGCGACTACCTGACCCAGGTGGACAACGCGGTCGCCCCGCTGCGCCAGGCCGGGGTGCAGGTGGAGTACGGCGGGCCGCTGGGTGAGGCGGCCCGGCCGAAGGCGGACGACCGCAGCAGCGAGGCGATCGGTTTCGCCGTCGCGATCGTGGTGCTGCTGATCGGCTTCGGCAGTGTGATCGCGGCCGGCCTGCCGCTGATCAACGCGCTGATCGCGGTGATCGTCGGTCTCGGCTGCCTCGGCCTGCTGGCCGCGGCGACGACCTTCGCGACCGTCTCGCCGACCCTGGCCACCATGATCGGCCTGGGCGTCGGCATCGACTACGCGCTGTTCCTGCTGACCCGCTACCGACAGGGCCTGATGGACGGCGCGGACCCGGCGGCCTCCGCCGGGCACGCGACGTCCACCGCCGGCCGGGCGGTGCTGGTCTCCGGCTGCACGGTGATCATCGCGCTGGCCGGCCTCTCGGTCTCCGGGGTCAGCTTCATCTCCAAGCTGGGCCTGGCCGCCGGCGTCACCGTGGTGACGGCGGTGGCCGGCGCGCTGACCCTGCTGCCGGCGATGCTCGGCATCATCGGCAAGGCGATCGACCGCTGGCACGTCCGCACCCCCGTCGCCGAGACCAACGCCGCGCCGGGCGAGGAGGTGACCGGCACCTGGCACCGCTACGCGCAGCGGGTGGAGCGCCACCCGTGGCGGTTCCTGATCTCCGGCGTGGTCGTGGTGTGCGTGCTGGCGATCCCGCTGTTCTCCATCCAGCTCGGGCACATCGACGACGGCGCCGACCCGCCCTCCTTCACCGACAAGCGGGCCTTCGACCTGATGTCGGACGCCTTCGGCCCGGGCTCCAACGGCCCGCTGACGGTGGTGATCGACCAGACGACGGTGCCGGCCGCGAACCAGCAGGCGGTGGTCACCTCCGTCCAGCAGGCGCTGGCCGACACCCCGAACATCGCCAGCATCGGCCCGTTCCAGCCGTCCAGCGACAACGACGTGCTCACCTCCACGGTGATCCCGGCCCAGCAACCGCAGGACGAGCAGACCACCGAGCTGGTCAACAGCCTGCAGGACACCGTGCTGCCGCAGGCCGTGGAGAACACCCCGGCGGTCACCTACGTGACCGGCACGACCGCCGCCCAGGTGGACTTCCGCGACATCGTCGCCAGCCGGCTGCTGGCGATCATCGCGGTGGTGGTCGGCCTGGCCTTCCTGATCATCCTGGCGGTCTTCCGCGGCCTGCTGGTGGCGGTCAAGGCGGCGGTGCTGAACCTGCTGTCGATCGCCGCCTCGTACGGCGTGGTGGTGGCGGTCTTCCAGTGGGGCTGGGGCGGCCCGGCGCTCGGGGTGTCGGGGACGGTGCCGATCGAGAGCTACGTGCCGATGATGATGTTCGCCATCGTCTTCGGCCTGAGCATGGACTACGAGGTCTTCCTGCTCTCCCGGGTGCACGAGAACTGGACGCGCACCGGTGACGCCAAGGGCAGTGTGGCGCACGCGCTGGAGATCACCGCCCGGGTGATCACCTGTGCGGCGCTGATCATGGTGAGCGTCTTCGCGGCGTTCATCCTGAGCGACAACATCGTGGTCAAGATGCTGGGCCTGGGCCTCGCGGTCAGCGTGCTGATCGACGCCACCGTCGTCCGGCTGCTGATGGTGCCGGCGGTGCTCACGCTGCTCGGCCCGCACGCCTGGTGGACGCCCCGCTGGCTGGACAGGATCCTGCCGCACATCAACCCGGAGGGCGACGAGGCCTGA
- a CDS encoding S-formylglutathione hydrolase FrmB: protein MHILDTAWGWSERFLTVLYDQRVLSLTGLPLRVLAVLLAVAAFGATMWLWPKLAGRGWKAWLGRLGAFFGAQLAVFAAIGLIANAYFGFYTTWGDLLGTDGKQGTVVDHEPGDRAVSVLGQQKVYSAQGSAQDRSGVIEKVRIRGRASGLTATPAYVYLPPQYFQPAYAHSRFPMALVLSGYPGSAEKLISLLEYPDSTLKAIQAGQLPPTVLVMMRPTLAGNRDTECMDVPGGPQVETFFTEDLPHALGGTYRILDRPDARAAVGDSTGGYCALKFALRKPDSYRSAISLSGYYTAPTDPTTGDLFGGRPRLKQENDLLWRLRTLPAPPVSLLLATSYDEHNYGATQKMVGAFKAPTRMSTITLDTGGHNFRTWTREIPPALEWLGHRLAPPAPAAAAG from the coding sequence GTGCACATTCTTGACACAGCCTGGGGGTGGTCTGAACGGTTTCTGACAGTCCTCTACGATCAACGCGTGTTGAGCCTGACCGGACTGCCGCTGCGCGTCCTCGCCGTCCTTCTCGCCGTCGCCGCCTTCGGCGCCACCATGTGGCTCTGGCCGAAGCTCGCGGGCCGCGGCTGGAAGGCCTGGCTCGGCCGGCTCGGCGCCTTCTTCGGTGCCCAGCTCGCCGTGTTCGCGGCGATCGGGCTGATCGCCAACGCGTACTTCGGCTTCTACACGACCTGGGGCGACCTGCTCGGCACGGACGGCAAGCAGGGCACCGTCGTCGACCACGAGCCCGGCGACCGGGCCGTCTCGGTGCTCGGGCAGCAGAAGGTGTACTCCGCACAGGGTTCGGCGCAGGACCGCTCCGGGGTGATCGAGAAGGTCCGCATCCGCGGCCGGGCCTCCGGCCTCACCGCGACCCCCGCCTACGTCTACCTGCCGCCGCAGTACTTCCAGCCCGCCTACGCGCACAGCCGCTTCCCGATGGCACTGGTGCTCTCCGGCTACCCCGGCTCCGCGGAGAAGCTGATCTCGCTGCTGGAGTACCCGGACTCGACGCTGAAGGCGATCCAGGCCGGGCAGCTGCCGCCGACCGTCCTGGTGATGATGCGGCCCACCCTGGCCGGCAACCGGGACACCGAGTGCATGGACGTCCCCGGCGGCCCCCAGGTGGAGACCTTCTTCACCGAGGACCTCCCGCACGCGCTGGGCGGCACCTACCGCATCCTGGACCGGCCCGACGCCCGGGCCGCCGTCGGCGACTCCACCGGCGGCTACTGCGCCCTCAAGTTCGCGCTGCGCAAGCCCGACTCGTACCGCTCGGCGATCTCGCTCTCCGGCTACTACACCGCCCCGACCGACCCGACCACCGGCGACCTGTTCGGCGGCCGGCCCCGGCTGAAGCAGGAGAACGACCTGCTGTGGCGCCTGCGGACACTGCCCGCCCCGCCGGTCTCGCTGCTGCTCGCGACCAGCTACGACGAGCACAACTACGGCGCCACCCAGAAGATGGTCGGCGCGTTCAAGGCGCCCACCCGGATGTCCACCATCACCCTCGACACCGGCGGCCACAACTTCCGCACCTGGACGCGGGAGATCCCGCCCGCACTGGAGTGGCTCGGCCACCGCCTGGCGCCGCCCGCCCCTGCCGCCGCGGCCGGCTGA
- a CDS encoding 4-amino-4-deoxy-L-arabinose transferase-like glycosyltransferase, with the protein MTTTSSVPPTSEPWPEAANYPPPAPADRRATVDALFPSTELPPRGPKGPGSWAGRLRTLPGRTWRGRPDDPAWVRPAFLALLAATAVLYFWNLSASGWANSFYSAAVQAGSQSWKAFFYGSSDAANFITVDKPPMSLWPMALSVRLFGLSSASILAPQVLMAVATVATVYATVRRRFSPVGGLVAGAALALTPVAALMFRFNNPDALLVLLLTLAAYGVIRATETASTRWLVFTGVMFGFGFLTKTLQAFLVLPAFALIYLVTAPTGLGRRFRQLLWAGLAMVVAAGWWVAIVELVPASARPYIGGSQDNDFLSVTFGYNGFGRITGNETGSVGGGGGAGGGMWGETGITRLFDGDIGGQIAWLMPAALILLVFGLWATRRYPRTDSARIAFLVWGGWLLSTALTFSFMSGIFHQYYTVALVPAVAALVGMGADGLWRARHRLPYAALLGGVVAVTAVWAYVLLGRSADFVPWLRWTVLIGGLAAALALPLAGRLTGRTGARLAAVAGLAALAATLGGPTAYALQTVSTGHSGSIVTAGPQVQGGGFGGPGGGRGRMAGGGPGGTGFPPGVQGGQNGQGQTQGQGGFPSMNGQGGQTGQNGQNGQNGFPGMNGQGGFPGMNGAGGEGRTGRGAGGMGGLLNGAQVSSELSALLKQDADKYTWVAAAVGSQNQASYQLATGEPVMALGGFNGTDPSLTLAQFQQYVKEGKVHWFIGGGGFGGGGGGRMGGSSESSQIATWVSENFTAKTVGNATVYDLTAST; encoded by the coding sequence ATGACCACGACCAGTTCCGTACCTCCGACCAGCGAACCGTGGCCCGAGGCCGCGAACTACCCGCCGCCGGCGCCCGCCGACCGGCGGGCCACGGTCGATGCGCTCTTCCCGTCGACCGAGCTGCCGCCGCGCGGCCCCAAGGGGCCCGGCTCGTGGGCCGGCCGGCTGCGGACCCTGCCCGGCCGCACCTGGCGCGGCCGCCCGGACGACCCGGCCTGGGTCCGGCCCGCGTTCCTGGCGCTGCTCGCCGCGACCGCCGTCCTCTACTTCTGGAACCTCAGCGCCTCCGGCTGGGCGAACTCCTTCTACTCGGCCGCCGTCCAGGCGGGCTCGCAGAGCTGGAAGGCCTTCTTCTACGGCTCCTCGGACGCGGCGAACTTCATCACCGTCGACAAGCCGCCGATGTCACTGTGGCCGATGGCGCTCTCGGTGCGACTGTTCGGCCTGAGCTCGGCCAGTATCCTCGCCCCGCAGGTCCTGATGGCGGTGGCCACCGTGGCCACCGTCTACGCGACGGTGCGCCGCCGCTTCTCCCCGGTCGGCGGCCTGGTGGCCGGCGCCGCCCTGGCACTCACCCCGGTCGCGGCGCTGATGTTCCGCTTCAACAACCCGGACGCGCTGCTGGTGCTGCTGTTGACCCTGGCCGCGTACGGCGTCATCCGGGCGACCGAGACGGCGAGCACCCGCTGGCTGGTGTTCACCGGCGTGATGTTCGGCTTCGGCTTCCTCACCAAGACCCTGCAGGCCTTCCTGGTGCTGCCGGCCTTCGCCCTGATCTACCTGGTGACCGCCCCCACCGGCCTCGGCCGCCGGTTCCGCCAGCTGCTGTGGGCGGGCCTCGCCATGGTCGTCGCCGCCGGCTGGTGGGTGGCGATCGTGGAACTCGTCCCGGCCTCCGCCCGCCCCTACATCGGCGGCTCCCAGGACAACGACTTCCTCTCGGTCACCTTCGGCTACAACGGCTTCGGCCGGATCACCGGCAACGAGACCGGCAGCGTCGGCGGTGGCGGCGGCGCGGGCGGCGGCATGTGGGGCGAGACCGGCATCACCCGGCTCTTCGACGGCGACATCGGCGGGCAGATCGCCTGGCTGATGCCGGCCGCGCTGATCCTGCTGGTGTTCGGCCTCTGGGCGACCCGCCGCTACCCGCGCACCGACAGCGCCCGGATCGCCTTCCTGGTCTGGGGCGGCTGGCTGCTCAGCACCGCGCTGACGTTCAGCTTCATGTCCGGCATCTTCCACCAGTACTACACGGTGGCCCTCGTCCCCGCGGTCGCCGCCCTGGTCGGCATGGGCGCGGACGGCCTGTGGCGGGCCCGGCACCGGCTGCCGTACGCGGCCCTGCTCGGCGGCGTGGTCGCCGTGACCGCGGTCTGGGCGTACGTGCTGCTCGGCCGCAGCGCGGACTTCGTGCCGTGGCTGCGGTGGACGGTCCTGATCGGCGGCCTCGCGGCGGCCCTCGCGCTGCCGCTGGCCGGCCGGCTGACCGGGCGGACCGGGGCACGGCTGGCCGCGGTCGCCGGGCTGGCGGCGCTGGCCGCGACGCTCGGCGGCCCGACCGCCTACGCACTGCAGACCGTCTCCACCGGGCACAGCGGCTCGATCGTCACGGCGGGCCCGCAGGTGCAGGGCGGCGGCTTCGGCGGCCCCGGCGGCGGCCGCGGCCGGATGGCGGGCGGCGGCCCCGGTGGCACGGGCTTCCCCCCGGGCGTCCAGGGCGGCCAGAACGGCCAGGGCCAGACGCAGGGTCAGGGTGGCTTCCCCAGCATGAACGGGCAGGGCGGCCAGACCGGTCAGAACGGTCAGAACGGTCAGAACGGGTTCCCGGGCATGAACGGCCAGGGTGGCTTCCCCGGCATGAACGGGGCGGGCGGCGAAGGCCGCACCGGGCGCGGCGCGGGCGGGATGGGCGGTCTGCTCAACGGCGCCCAGGTCAGCAGCGAGCTGTCCGCCCTGCTCAAGCAGGACGCCGACAAGTACACCTGGGTCGCGGCCGCCGTCGGCTCGCAGAACCAGGCCAGCTACCAGCTCGCCACCGGCGAGCCGGTGATGGCGCTCGGCGGCTTCAACGGCACCGACCCCTCGCTGACCCTGGCGCAGTTCCAGCAGTACGTGAAGGAGGGCAAGGTGCACTGGTTCATCGGCGGCGGCGGCTTCGGCGGCGGTGGCGGCGGCAGGATGGGCGGCTCCTCCGAGTCCTCGCAGATCGCGACCTGGGTCTCCGAGAACTTCACCGCCAAGACGGTCGGCAACGCCACCGTCTACGACCTGACGGCGAGCACGTAA
- a CDS encoding cyclic pyranopterin phosphate synthase, whose product MAPRSTAPGTAQPPGGPLIDRFGRIHTDLRISLTDRCNLRCTYCMPAEGLNWLPRPELLTDDEVVRLARIAVDRLGIRSLRLTGGEPLLRRGLPGLIAGLTALGGPDGRPELSLTTNGIGLARTAADLKAAGLHRVNVSLDTLRPERYTEITRRDRLTDVLDGLAAARAAGLDPVKINAVPVRGVNDDELRDLVAFAAEHGYRMRFIESMPLDAQGAWDRARMVTADEMLADLGRRWDLVPVGRHGNAPAEEWRIAGTDTVVGVIASVTRPFCGGCDRVRLTADGQLRNCLFATEESDLRALLRSGADDDRIEAAWRATVARKRAGHAIDSAGFVRPDRPMSAIGG is encoded by the coding sequence ATGGCACCCCGTTCCACCGCTCCCGGCACCGCGCAGCCCCCCGGCGGGCCCCTGATCGACCGCTTCGGCCGGATCCACACCGACCTGCGGATCTCGCTGACCGACCGCTGCAACCTGCGCTGCACCTACTGCATGCCCGCCGAGGGCCTGAACTGGCTGCCCCGACCCGAACTCCTCACCGACGACGAGGTCGTCCGGCTCGCCCGGATCGCCGTCGACCGCCTCGGCATCCGCAGCCTGCGCCTCACCGGCGGCGAACCGCTGCTCCGCCGCGGCCTGCCCGGACTGATCGCCGGACTCACCGCCCTCGGCGGCCCGGACGGCCGCCCCGAACTCTCCCTCACCACCAACGGCATCGGCCTCGCCCGGACGGCCGCCGACCTCAAGGCGGCCGGCCTGCACCGGGTCAACGTCTCCCTCGACACGCTCCGCCCCGAGCGGTACACCGAGATCACCCGCCGCGACCGGCTCACCGACGTCCTCGACGGCCTCGCCGCCGCCCGCGCCGCCGGCCTCGACCCCGTCAAGATCAACGCCGTCCCCGTCCGCGGCGTCAACGACGACGAACTCCGCGACCTCGTCGCCTTCGCCGCCGAGCACGGCTACCGGATGCGCTTCATCGAGTCCATGCCGCTGGACGCCCAGGGCGCCTGGGACCGCGCCCGCATGGTCACCGCCGACGAGATGCTCGCCGACCTCGGCCGCCGCTGGGACCTCGTCCCGGTCGGCCGGCACGGCAACGCCCCCGCCGAGGAGTGGCGGATCGCCGGCACCGACACCGTCGTCGGCGTCATCGCCTCCGTCACCCGCCCGTTCTGCGGCGGCTGCGACCGCGTCCGGCTCACCGCCGACGGCCAACTGCGCAACTGCCTCTTCGCCACCGAGGAGTCCGACCTGCGCGCCCTGTTGCGCTCCGGCGCCGACGACGACCGGATCGAGGCCGCCTGGCGCGCCACCGTCGCCCGCAAGCGCGCCGGCCACGCCATCGACTCGGCCGGCTTCGTCCGCCCCGACCGCCCGATGTCCGCGATCGGCGGCTGA
- a CDS encoding nicotine blue oxidoreductase, whose protein sequence is MSDRRIPALVLAAGGGRRLGGRPKALVEHRGRPLLEHALEVVRAGGCGPVVAVLGAAREQVRARAATGDCLLVDNPAWESGMGSSLRVGLAALPEGAPAVLVMLVDTPGVTPEAVARLLAAQRTGGELVAAAYGGRRGHPVLIGARYFAEAADGATGDAGARALLTAHAGELLLVECGDVAVPDDLDTPEDLARWAASAG, encoded by the coding sequence ATGAGTGATCGGCGGATTCCGGCCCTGGTGCTGGCGGCGGGCGGCGGGCGCAGGCTCGGCGGGCGGCCGAAGGCGCTGGTGGAGCACCGGGGGCGCCCGCTGCTGGAGCACGCGCTGGAGGTCGTCCGGGCGGGCGGCTGCGGGCCGGTGGTGGCGGTGCTGGGAGCGGCCCGGGAGCAGGTGCGGGCGCGGGCCGCGACCGGCGACTGCCTGCTGGTGGACAACCCGGCGTGGGAGAGCGGGATGGGCTCCTCGCTGCGGGTGGGGCTGGCGGCGCTGCCGGAGGGCGCTCCGGCGGTGCTGGTGATGCTGGTGGACACCCCGGGGGTGACCCCGGAGGCGGTGGCGCGGCTGCTGGCGGCGCAGCGGACGGGCGGGGAGCTCGTGGCGGCGGCGTACGGCGGTCGGCGCGGGCATCCGGTGCTGATCGGGGCCCGGTACTTCGCGGAGGCGGCGGACGGGGCCACGGGCGATGCGGGGGCGCGCGCCCTACTGACGGCGCACGCCGGTGAGCTCCTTCTGGTGGAGTGCGGCGACGTGGCGGTGCCGGACGATCTGGACACCCCGGAGGACCTGGCCCGCTGGGCCGCGTCCGCCGGATGA
- a CDS encoding FhuF-like iron-sulfur protein produces the protein MTLTVPEAVPARARPEPPLAGAYRRLTDAHPALRVRLAPLPSGADWVTAGELTRDPEAVRAAIAFDAEAGERDHGTPLRPDVAAGFCFHRWMWPAALAFTLPWFLERRVPRLPVGRVAFHRARGELTVDPVELVGLPGDPLAAEGLLRTVPDEAALRAELLDALAEHMEPMVATFRPWVRRGPRTLWGTATDDVVEGLWFVAGQLGEEERAVAELTALLPGGGPAPYVGGASFRATDGIRTRTRATCCLFYTVDPNGLCFTCPRQQER, from the coding sequence ATGACCCTGACCGTCCCCGAGGCCGTCCCGGCGCGGGCCCGCCCGGAGCCGCCGCTCGCCGGCGCGTACCGCAGGCTGACCGACGCCCACCCCGCGCTGCGCGTGCGCCTGGCGCCGCTGCCGTCCGGCGCGGACTGGGTGACCGCCGGTGAGCTGACCCGGGATCCGGAGGCCGTCCGCGCCGCGATCGCGTTCGACGCCGAGGCCGGCGAGCGCGACCACGGCACCCCGCTGCGGCCGGACGTGGCCGCGGGTTTCTGCTTCCACCGCTGGATGTGGCCGGCGGCGCTGGCCTTCACCCTGCCGTGGTTCCTGGAGCGCCGGGTGCCGCGCCTGCCGGTCGGCCGGGTCGCCTTCCACCGGGCGCGCGGCGAGCTCACCGTCGACCCGGTGGAGCTGGTCGGCCTGCCCGGCGACCCGCTGGCCGCCGAGGGCCTGCTGCGCACCGTCCCTGACGAGGCCGCACTGCGCGCCGAGCTGCTGGACGCGCTGGCCGAGCACATGGAGCCGATGGTGGCGACGTTCCGCCCGTGGGTGCGGCGCGGACCGCGGACGCTCTGGGGCACGGCGACCGACGACGTGGTCGAGGGCCTCTGGTTCGTGGCGGGGCAGCTCGGCGAGGAGGAGCGCGCGGTGGCGGAACTCACCGCGCTGCTGCCCGGCGGCGGCCCGGCACCGTACGTCGGCGGCGCCTCCTTCCGGGCGACCGACGGTATACGTACACGCACTCGGGCGACCTGCTGCCTGTTCTACACGGTTGACCCGAACGGGCTGTGTTTCACCTGCCCGCGGCAGCAGGAAAGGTGA